One genomic window of Luteitalea pratensis includes the following:
- a CDS encoding xanthine dehydrogenase family protein molybdopterin-binding subunit: MMDELADLARIDPVEFRIKNLPPEAPNAMWRTYLSEGAEAFGWSKRHQTGDPTAGPIKTGMGVAVCTWGGGGRGPAQTHCEIAADGSVIMRVGTQDIGTGTRTLVAVVAADTLGLQAAQVTPQIGDTLYGVSPLSGGSTTAASISPAIRVAAVKALDALKEKVAPVLGVEPATLVATGGRVHVQGDTAKGLTWADACKHIGPQAIAVDGDWQPGMSSVTTSGVQFAEVTVDVETGITRVTRVLAIQDCGLVVSRLTAESQVYGGIIGSLNFAMYEDRILDRNTGQMVNPNMEWYLLAGMSDMPQIEIRLKDQPERGVIGIGEPPTVPTAAAIALAVRNACGVTLRSLPLTPARVLNAMRQQRQATARA; the protein is encoded by the coding sequence ATGATGGACGAACTGGCCGATCTGGCGAGGATCGACCCGGTCGAGTTCCGGATCAAGAACCTGCCACCGGAAGCGCCGAACGCGATGTGGCGCACGTACCTGAGCGAAGGTGCCGAGGCCTTCGGCTGGAGCAAGCGGCACCAGACCGGCGATCCGACCGCGGGGCCGATCAAGACAGGCATGGGCGTCGCCGTCTGTACCTGGGGCGGCGGCGGGCGCGGCCCCGCACAGACGCATTGCGAAATCGCCGCCGACGGTAGCGTGATCATGCGCGTCGGGACGCAGGACATCGGCACCGGCACGCGCACGCTGGTGGCGGTTGTCGCCGCCGACACGCTCGGCCTGCAGGCGGCACAGGTCACGCCGCAGATCGGCGACACGCTGTACGGCGTCAGCCCGCTGTCGGGCGGGAGCACCACGGCCGCCAGCATCAGCCCGGCGATTCGAGTCGCCGCGGTCAAGGCGCTCGATGCGTTGAAGGAGAAGGTCGCGCCCGTCCTCGGTGTCGAGCCTGCCACGCTGGTTGCGACCGGCGGGCGCGTGCACGTCCAGGGCGATACGGCCAAGGGCCTGACCTGGGCAGATGCGTGCAAGCACATCGGGCCGCAGGCGATCGCCGTCGACGGCGACTGGCAGCCTGGCATGTCTTCGGTCACCACCAGCGGCGTGCAGTTTGCCGAGGTGACCGTCGACGTCGAGACCGGGATCACCAGGGTCACGCGCGTCCTCGCGATTCAGGATTGCGGCCTGGTCGTCAGCCGGCTCACGGCCGAGAGCCAGGTCTATGGCGGCATCATCGGATCGCTGAACTTCGCGATGTACGAGGACCGTATCCTCGACCGCAACACCGGCCAGATGGTCAATCCCAACATGGAGTGGTACCTGCTGGCCGGCATGTCGGACATGCCACAGATCGAGATCCGGCTGAAGGATCAGCCCGAGCGCGGCGTCATCGGCATCGGCGAGCCGCCAACCGTCCCGACCGCTGCGGCGATCGCGCTAGCCGTCCGCAACGCCTGCGGCGTGACCCTGCGGAGCCTGCCACTCACGCCAGCCCGCGTCCTCAATGCGATGCGACAGCAGCGCCAGGCCACGGCCCGCGCCTAG
- a CDS encoding xanthine dehydrogenase family protein molybdopterin-binding subunit, translating to MRDVPAHLRSGVERDGRAACLSRHHSRSRHHRSRPRDRDRGQGQGGRPPAAAQAPADPRYAWPATRTVLGTPVKRFDGPDKVTGRARYTFDINRPGMLYARIVRSPHPHARVAAIDLTAARRAPGVRAALVHRESGTEPSSRVMFQGDEVAAVAADTEEQAIDAARLVKVDYEKLPHLVNVAAALTGQAPPVFTTGNVRQGQTQESGDLAAGFAAAAHTLEQTYETHVITHVCLESHGTVCEWEGDKLTVWISTQGINTARENFATALSIPQANIRVICQYMGGGFGSKALSIGAEGLLCAKLAKETGKPVKLMLDRKEEHLVAGNRPSSAARVKAGVSADGLITAFDAESWGTGGAGAAAGFPLPYIYRIANRRRTHKDVFINTGQQRPMRAPGHPQGRSSPRS from the coding sequence GTGCGGGACGTTCCCGCGCATCTTCGAAGCGGTGTCGAGCGTGACGGGAGGGCAGCGTGCCTGAGCAGACACCACAGCCGCAGCCGCCACCACCGCAGCCGGCCCAGGGACAGGGACAGGGGACAGGGACAGGGCGGACGACCACCCGCCGCAGCGCAGGCGCCTGCCGACCCACGTTACGCGTGGCCGGCCACACGCACCGTACTCGGCACGCCCGTCAAGCGCTTCGACGGGCCCGACAAGGTCACCGGCCGTGCCAGGTACACCTTCGACATCAATCGCCCCGGCATGCTTTACGCACGCATCGTCCGGTCGCCGCATCCGCATGCGCGGGTTGCCGCGATTGACTTGACGGCGGCGCGTCGTGCCCCTGGTGTCCGAGCGGCGCTGGTTCATCGTGAGTCCGGCACCGAGCCGAGCAGCCGCGTGATGTTCCAGGGCGACGAGGTCGCGGCCGTGGCTGCCGACACCGAGGAACAGGCCATCGACGCCGCGCGCCTCGTGAAGGTCGACTACGAAAAGCTGCCCCACCTTGTCAACGTGGCCGCGGCGCTGACCGGACAGGCGCCGCCGGTGTTCACGACCGGTAACGTGCGCCAGGGCCAGACGCAGGAATCTGGTGATCTGGCGGCGGGTTTTGCGGCGGCGGCACACACGCTCGAGCAGACCTACGAAACCCACGTCATCACGCACGTATGCCTCGAGTCGCACGGCACGGTGTGCGAGTGGGAGGGCGACAAGCTCACCGTCTGGATCTCCACGCAGGGCATCAATACCGCGCGCGAGAACTTCGCGACCGCGCTGAGCATCCCGCAGGCCAACATCCGCGTCATCTGCCAGTACATGGGGGGCGGCTTCGGCAGCAAGGCGCTGAGCATCGGGGCGGAGGGCCTGTTGTGCGCAAAGCTGGCCAAGGAGACCGGCAAGCCGGTCAAATTGATGCTCGATCGCAAGGAGGAGCACCTGGTTGCCGGCAACCGTCCCTCGTCGGCGGCGCGGGTCAAGGCCGGCGTGTCGGCCGATGGCCTGATCACGGCCTTCGACGCGGAGTCGTGGGGGACCGGTGGCGCCGGGGCGGCGGCGGGGTTCCCGCTGCCGTACATCTACCGGATCGCCAATCGCCGACGCACGCACAAGGACGTGTTCATCAACACGGGCCAGCAGCGGCCGATGCGTGCCCCTGGCCATCCGCAGGGTCGTTCATCACCGAGATCATGA